From Cydia fagiglandana chromosome 6, ilCydFagi1.1, whole genome shotgun sequence, the proteins below share one genomic window:
- the LOC134665313 gene encoding putative fatty acyl-CoA reductase CG5065, translating into MTSDINEWYRGRKVLVTGASGLMGKVLIEKLLYSVPDVGCVYALVRSKRGKTPESRIEDMWKLPLFSRLREEKPHVMKKLIPVTGDISYDNLGIEDQMLNKLYNEVSVVFHFAASLRLEAPLKEGLEMNTRGTLRVIEMARRMKNLAAFVHLSTAFCYPDYERMAEKVHDPPHNPHEVLRAAEWLTDAQLNLLAPSIMNMHPNSYLYSKRLAEALVREAHPELPVCVVRPSIVTPSYKDPIPGWVDNLNGPIGLMVGAGKGVIRSMHCYGHYHCEVIPVDIAINAIIVIAYKIGTQTERSPELPVYNITTGDDRDTTWKQVLDNGKATIRKYPFEGPLWYPDGNIRHNKFIHSLCVFFYHLVPAYLIDFLMLIFGQKRFMVRIQNRISVGLEVLQYFTTREWWFDTNNFKALPKSLNAEDFKLFPMDLTIIKDEPYIESCMIGGKLYCLKEKMENLPKARLQNNILWVLDKLVSVFFYLVIVYWIASYFEPARELLSYVPLVRYLPLVGKVVFPQ; encoded by the exons ATGACGTCGGACATCAACGAGTGGTACCGAGGCCGCAAGGTCCTGGTGACAGGAGCCTCCGGCCTCATGGGCAAGGTGCTGATAGAGAAGCTGCTGTACTCCGTGCCCGACGTGGGCTGTGTGTATGCACTGGTGCGGAGCAAGCGCGGCAAGACGCCCGAGTCGCGGATCGAGGACATGTGGAAACTACCC TTATTCTCAAGGCTTAGAGAAGAGAAACCACATGTGATGAAGAAACTAATCCCCGTGACGGGAGACATCAGTTACGATAACCTCGGGATCGAAGATCAGATGTTGAACAAACTTTATAACGAG GTATCAGTAGTATTCCACTTCGCAGCCAGCCTGCGCCTCGAGGCACCGTTGAAGGAAGGGCTGGAAATGAACACGAGGGGTACTCTGCGTGTCATCGAGATGGCCAGGAGAATGAAGAACCTGGCAGCTTTTGTGCATCTCTCGACTGCATTCTGCTATCCTGACTACGAGAGAATGGCTGAAAAG GTTCACGACCCACCCCACAACCCTCACGAGGTCCTTCGCGCCGCGGAATGGCTGACCGACGCCCAGCTGAACCTCTTAGCCCCCTCCATAATGAACATGCATCCCAACTCGTACCTGTACTCCAAACGGCTGGCCGAAGCGTTGGTGAGGGAGGCTCATCCCGAACTACCGGTGTGTGTAGTTCGACCCAGTATAG TCACCCCCTCATACAAGGACCCGATACCAGGCTGGGTGGACAACCTTAACGGGCCCATCGGGCTAATGGTGGGCGCCGGCAAGGGCGTCATCCGCTCCATGCACTGCTACGGTCATTACCACTGCGAGGTCATCCCCGTGGACATCGCGATCAACGCCATCATCGTCATAGCTTACAAGATCGGCACGCAGACGGAACG GTCTCCAGAGCTCCCGGTCTACAACATAACGACCGGCGACGACAGGGACACAACTTGGAAACAAGTGCTGGACAACGGCAAGGCGACCATCCGAAAGTACCCCTTCGAGGGCCCCCTGTGGTACCCCGATGGTAACATTCGGCACAACAAGTTCATACATAGCCTGTGTGTGTTCTTTTACCATCTTGTGCCTGCTTATTTGATTGATTTCCTGATGCTGATATTTGGACAGAAACGATT CATGGTTAGAATCCAAAACAGAATATCCGTAGGCCTCGAAGTACTCCAATACTTCACAACCAGGGAATGGTGGTTTGACACCAACAACTTCAAGGCTCTACCGAAGTCACTCAACGCTGAGGACTTCAAACTGTTCCCTATGGACCTGACCATTATTAAAGACGAGCCGTATATCGAGAGCTGTATGATTGGCGGGAAATTGTACTGCTTGAAGGAGAAAATGGAAAATCTGCCAAAAGCGAGGCTGCAGAATAACAT TCTATGGGTGTTAGACAAGCTGGTGTCCGTGTTCTTCTACCTGGTGATCGTGTACTGGATCGCGTCCTACTTCGAGCCCGCACGGGAGCTACTCTCCTACGTCCCTCTGGTGCGGTACCTGCCCCTCGTCGGGAAGGTTGTGTTTCCTCAATAG